A stretch of the Taeniopygia guttata chromosome 3, bTaeGut7.mat, whole genome shotgun sequence genome encodes the following:
- the NANP gene encoding N-acylneuraminate-9-phosphatase, protein MGLHGVKAVFFDLDNTLIDTAAAGRRAIEEVIGALQSKHRYGEGEARAVCDKVQAKLLKECHDPAKMCITDLRISHWEEAIQETIGGEANRDLAAECYYLWKTTRLQHLTLAEDTRAMLTELRKSLRLLLLTNGDQQTQREKIEACACQPYFDAIVVGGEQKEEKPAPSIFHYCCDLLGVQPAECVMVGDSLDTDIQGGLNAGLKATVWINKTMTAPVDTTPVPHYIISSVLDLPAVLQKMEHNINAKLETDHMASSNEPH, encoded by the exons ATGGGGTTGCACGGCGTTAAGGCGGTGTTCTTCGACCTGGACAACACGCTGATCGAcacggcggcggcggggcggcgcgccATCGAGGAG GTGATCGGCGCCCTGCAGTCCAAGCACCGCTAcggggagggagaggcccgcGCTGTCTGCGATAAAGTCCAGGCCAAGCTCCTCAAGGAGTGCCACGATCCCGCCAAGATGTGCATCACAGACCTGCGGATTTCGCACTGGGAGGAGGCGATCCAGGAGACCATCGGGGGGGAGGCGAACCGCGACCTGGCGGCCGAGTGCTATTACTTGTGGAAGACGACGCGGCTGCAGCACCTGACGCTGGCCGAGGACACGCGGGCCATGCTCACCGAGCTGCGGAAAAGCCTCCgcctgctgctcctcaccaaCGGCGACCAGCAGACGCAGAGGGAGAAGATCGAGGCGTGCGCCTGCCAGCCCTACTTCGATGCCATCGTTGTGGGGGGAgagcagaaagaggagaaaCCAGCGCCATCCATATTTCATTACTGTTGCGATCTCCTGGGGGTGCAGCCCGCAGAGTGTGTGATGGTCGGTGACTCTCTAGATACAGATATTCAAGGAGGCCTGAATGCTGGCTTGAAAGCAACGGTCTGGATAAACAAAACAATGACTGCCCCGGTAGATACCACACCCGTACCTCATTATATTATTTCTTCTGTACTGGATCTTCCAGCAGTTTTACAGAAGATGGAGCACAACATTAATGCTAAGTTAGAAACTGACCATATGGCTAGTAGCAATGAACCACACTGA